Proteins encoded in a region of the Altererythrobacter ishigakiensis genome:
- a CDS encoding type III PLP-dependent enzyme: MRIYPNAQAVVRDLSPDEPVILNRPHAAQRAARFFLDKFPGKSLYAVKANPSPDLLRVLWDAGVTHYDVASIAEVRLVRQTLPDAVLCFMHPIKTPSGIREAYFQHGVKTFSLDSNEELEKIVQACSNPETGEPAKDLRLCVRLRVSSEFSELSLASKFGCDLILAPELLRQTRQHCDWLGICFHVGSQAMTPFAFVQALDRTRAAIAEASVVIDMIDVGGGFPSSYPGLEPPPLEDYFAMIAKHFEALPIAYNAELWCEPGRALCAEYSSMIVKVEKRRGEELYINDGSYGALYDAAHVDWRFPVSALEDDLRDRPIDFAFYGPTCDDADYMQGPFTLPSDIKAGDYIEIGMLGAYGAAMKTGFNGFGNAQQVIVADEPMMSLYRGCSARPDAGNVVNLR; this comes from the coding sequence TTGCGCATCTATCCTAACGCCCAGGCTGTAGTCCGCGATCTTTCGCCGGACGAACCTGTTATCCTCAATCGCCCGCATGCAGCGCAGCGCGCAGCGCGCTTCTTCCTGGACAAGTTTCCGGGAAAATCGCTCTACGCGGTAAAGGCGAATCCGTCGCCCGACCTGCTACGCGTACTGTGGGATGCAGGTGTGACGCATTACGACGTCGCTTCGATCGCGGAAGTGCGTCTGGTACGCCAAACTCTGCCAGACGCTGTGCTATGCTTCATGCACCCGATCAAGACACCGAGCGGAATCCGTGAAGCCTATTTCCAGCACGGCGTGAAGACTTTCAGCCTTGATAGCAATGAAGAGCTTGAGAAAATCGTTCAGGCTTGCAGTAATCCCGAAACTGGCGAACCGGCCAAGGATTTGCGCCTGTGCGTGCGCTTGCGCGTTTCCAGCGAGTTTTCCGAGCTGTCACTCGCCAGCAAGTTCGGTTGCGATCTGATCCTAGCTCCCGAATTGCTTCGGCAGACCCGCCAGCATTGCGACTGGTTGGGCATATGTTTTCACGTCGGCAGCCAGGCGATGACCCCGTTCGCCTTTGTGCAAGCGCTCGACCGCACACGTGCCGCGATTGCAGAGGCATCGGTTGTGATCGATATGATCGATGTGGGCGGGGGCTTCCCTAGTTCTTATCCGGGGCTAGAGCCGCCCCCGCTGGAAGATTACTTTGCGATGATAGCGAAGCACTTCGAAGCGCTGCCAATCGCTTACAATGCAGAACTATGGTGCGAGCCAGGCCGCGCGCTTTGTGCGGAATATTCCAGCATGATCGTCAAGGTCGAGAAGCGGCGCGGTGAAGAGCTATACATCAATGACGGGTCCTACGGTGCGCTGTACGACGCAGCGCATGTAGATTGGCGGTTTCCGGTTTCTGCGCTGGAGGACGATCTGCGTGATCGACCGATTGACTTCGCATTCTACGGTCCGACCTGCGATGACGCAGATTATATGCAAGGTCCATTTACGTTGCCGAGCGACATTAAGGCCGGCGACTATATCGAGATTGGCATGCTTGGTGCGTACGGTGCGGCAATGAAAACCGGCTTCAACGGCTTTGGCAATGCACAGCAGGTAATTGTGGCCGACGAGCCGATGATGAGCCTATACCGTGGTTGCAGCGCGCGGCCCGATGCTGGGAATGTTGTTAATTTACGCTGA
- a CDS encoding carboxynorspermidine decarboxylase, which translates to METKAGDPGAFAQFDLNRVESPAFVVDAAKLRANCQVLADIRDAAEIKVLGALKAFSMWSTAHIIGEYLDGVCTSGLWEARLASEFYDGEIATYCAAYKPEELEEICRLSDHVIFNSPDQLKRASLILESARAGGQDFDVGLRINPLVPTGEEAKYDPSSPGSRLGFPLDQLTQEHLEGVDGIHFHNLCEQDLEPLKRTWDAVFDALEPYFGQLKWINMGGGHHITRADYQREELIQFLRDAKADTGAEIIIEPGEAVALDAGILIGTLLDVQWNGMPIGITDVSATCHIPDVIEAPYRPAMLGEIADEEQVPIRLGGPSCLAGDVIGDYRLPVPAEPGARFAFLDQAHYSMVKTNTFNGVQLPSIYLWDSEIDQLELVKTFGYEDFRNRLS; encoded by the coding sequence ATGGAAACCAAGGCCGGAGATCCGGGCGCGTTTGCCCAATTTGACCTGAACCGCGTAGAGAGCCCCGCGTTCGTGGTCGATGCGGCGAAGCTGCGTGCCAATTGTCAGGTTCTGGCTGACATTCGCGATGCAGCGGAGATCAAGGTGTTGGGCGCGCTCAAGGCGTTTTCGATGTGGTCGACCGCGCATATCATCGGCGAATATCTGGATGGTGTGTGCACATCTGGCCTGTGGGAAGCGCGGCTGGCCAGTGAGTTTTACGATGGCGAAATCGCGACCTATTGCGCGGCGTACAAGCCGGAAGAGCTCGAAGAGATCTGCCGCTTGTCCGATCACGTGATCTTTAACTCGCCGGACCAGTTAAAGCGCGCGTCGCTGATCCTGGAGTCGGCGCGGGCAGGGGGACAGGACTTTGATGTAGGCCTGCGGATCAACCCGTTAGTACCGACCGGCGAGGAAGCAAAGTATGATCCCTCCAGCCCCGGCTCGCGGCTCGGCTTCCCGCTCGACCAGTTGACCCAGGAGCATCTCGAAGGGGTTGATGGCATACACTTCCACAATTTGTGCGAGCAGGATCTTGAGCCGCTCAAGCGTACATGGGACGCGGTGTTTGACGCGCTAGAGCCCTATTTCGGCCAGCTCAAGTGGATCAATATGGGCGGTGGGCATCACATCACCCGCGCCGATTATCAGCGTGAGGAGCTGATCCAGTTCTTGCGCGACGCCAAGGCGGACACGGGTGCAGAAATAATCATCGAACCGGGTGAAGCGGTCGCGCTCGATGCAGGTATCCTCATCGGCACGCTGCTCGATGTTCAGTGGAATGGAATGCCCATAGGCATCACCGATGTCTCTGCGACTTGCCACATTCCCGATGTAATCGAAGCGCCCTATCGCCCAGCAATGCTGGGTGAGATAGCGGATGAGGAGCAAGTGCCGATCCGGCTGGGTGGCCCATCTTGCCTGGCGGGCGATGTGATCGGCGACTATCGCCTGCCGGTACCAGCAGAGCCCGGCGCGCGTTTCGCATTCCTCGACCAAGCGCATTACTCGATGGTGAAGACCAATACTTTCAACGGGGTTCAGCTCCCGTCGATCTACCTCTGGGACAGCGAGATCGATCAGCTGGAGCTGGTCAAGACATTCGGTTACGAAGATTTTAGGAACCGATTGAGCTGA
- a CDS encoding saccharopine dehydrogenase family protein: MSTVLVIGAGGVSSVCVHKMAMNAEIFSDIHLASRTKRKCDAIADSVKARTGQDVATYEIDAEEVPAMVNLIRKIQPSLVVNLALPYQDLPIMDACLEAGVNYLDTANYEPKDEAKFEYKWQWAYHDRFKDAGLMALLGSGFDPGVTSVFTMWLKKHKLKTIRTLDILDCNGGDHGQHFATNFNPEINIREVTAPARHWENGEWVETPAMQVKTEFDFEAVGPKNAYLMYHEELESLAKFNPEIERARFWMTFGDAYITHLTVLQNVGMTRIDPVKYQGKEIIPLQFLAAVLPKPETLGETTKGNTNIGCIATGETLDGSGEKTFYIKNICSHEAAYEETGNQAVSYTTGVPAMIGSAMMVQGIWSGDGVFNMEEMDPDPFMDMLNLHGLPWTVEELDGPVSF, encoded by the coding sequence ATGTCCACAGTCCTTGTCATCGGAGCTGGCGGAGTCAGCTCGGTTTGCGTCCACAAGATGGCGATGAATGCAGAGATATTCTCCGACATCCACCTAGCCAGTCGGACCAAGCGTAAATGTGATGCGATTGCCGACAGCGTAAAGGCGCGCACCGGACAGGACGTTGCCACTTACGAGATTGACGCGGAAGAAGTGCCCGCGATGGTCAACCTCATTCGCAAGATCCAGCCGTCACTGGTCGTCAATTTGGCGCTGCCATATCAAGATTTGCCGATAATGGATGCCTGCCTGGAAGCTGGCGTGAACTATCTTGATACGGCGAATTACGAACCAAAGGACGAGGCCAAATTCGAATACAAGTGGCAGTGGGCCTATCACGACCGGTTCAAAGACGCTGGGCTGATGGCGCTGCTGGGCAGCGGCTTCGATCCGGGCGTGACCAGCGTGTTCACTATGTGGCTGAAGAAACATAAGCTGAAGACCATTCGCACGCTTGATATTCTTGACTGCAACGGCGGCGACCACGGCCAGCATTTCGCCACCAATTTCAATCCGGAAATCAACATTCGTGAAGTGACTGCACCTGCGCGCCACTGGGAGAATGGTGAGTGGGTTGAGACCCCCGCGATGCAAGTGAAGACCGAATTCGACTTCGAAGCGGTCGGGCCAAAGAATGCCTATCTGATGTATCACGAGGAGTTGGAAAGCCTGGCGAAATTTAACCCTGAGATTGAGCGTGCGCGCTTCTGGATGACTTTTGGCGATGCCTACATCACGCACCTGACCGTGTTGCAGAATGTTGGCATGACGCGCATCGATCCGGTGAAGTATCAAGGCAAGGAAATCATCCCGTTGCAATTCCTTGCCGCTGTTCTGCCGAAGCCTGAAACGCTGGGCGAGACGACCAAGGGCAACACCAATATCGGCTGTATTGCGACTGGAGAAACTCTGGACGGTTCTGGCGAGAAGACGTTCTATATCAAGAATATCTGCTCGCATGAGGCAGCCTATGAGGAAACCGGCAACCAAGCGGTCAGCTACACCACCGGCGTCCCCGCCATGATTGGCTCCGCCATGATGGTGCAGGGCATTTGGAGCGGTGACGGGGTCTTCAACATGGAAGAAATGGACCCCGATCCCTTCATGGACATGCTCAATTTGCATGGTCTGCCGTGGACTGTTGAAGAACTTGATGGGCCTGTTTCCTTCTAA
- a CDS encoding threonine ammonia-lyase, with the protein MILAHEKQPTREGVVEAARKIAAILPPTPLLPVEINGTSCWVKAENLQPIGAFKIRGAWNRLSSLNDEERAMGVVAVSSGNHAQGVAWAARRLDISATIVMPADAPSVKLDSTRAMGAKIVTYDRHGEDRDEVAAKLIEQSGGVLVHAFGDPWVIEGQGSSGVEAEAQLGRQPSRFIVCCGGGGLAAGLSLACPDAAIHVVEPVGWDMVGQSLTTGELVHAGADAPKTIFDALQPTATKHLNLSVLKGRAEPGVTVTDEESRTAQRFAFAKLRLVLEPGGAAALAAALAGKVPVDEDTVIMLTGGNVDPNAFAMTISTST; encoded by the coding sequence ATGATCCTTGCACATGAAAAACAGCCCACACGCGAAGGCGTAGTCGAAGCAGCGCGGAAGATTGCAGCTATCCTGCCGCCAACGCCGCTGCTTCCGGTAGAGATCAACGGCACAAGTTGCTGGGTAAAGGCAGAAAACCTGCAGCCGATCGGCGCCTTCAAAATCCGCGGAGCCTGGAACCGGCTGTCCTCTCTAAATGATGAAGAACGCGCGATGGGTGTTGTTGCGGTTTCAAGCGGTAACCACGCACAAGGTGTTGCTTGGGCAGCGAGGCGACTAGACATTTCCGCAACGATCGTAATGCCAGCTGACGCACCGAGCGTTAAATTGGACAGCACGCGTGCAATGGGTGCGAAGATCGTCACCTATGATCGGCATGGAGAAGATCGCGACGAGGTTGCAGCGAAGCTTATCGAACAAAGCGGCGGCGTGCTGGTTCATGCCTTTGGTGATCCGTGGGTGATTGAGGGTCAAGGTAGCTCCGGAGTTGAGGCTGAGGCTCAACTTGGCCGACAACCTAGCAGGTTCATCGTCTGCTGTGGCGGCGGCGGTTTGGCTGCTGGACTCTCGCTCGCTTGCCCTGATGCCGCAATTCATGTTGTCGAACCGGTAGGATGGGACATGGTCGGGCAATCGCTGACAACGGGCGAGCTGGTGCATGCTGGAGCCGACGCGCCCAAAACCATCTTTGATGCGCTTCAACCCACTGCGACAAAGCACCTGAATCTCTCGGTTCTGAAAGGGCGGGCAGAACCTGGCGTAACGGTCACTGACGAAGAATCTCGAACGGCGCAGCGCTTCGCATTTGCGAAACTCCGACTAGTTCTCGAACCGGGTGGAGCAGCCGCTCTGGCTGCGGCGCTCGCCGGAAAGGTGCCAGTAGACGAAGACACCGTCATCATGCTGACAGGCGGCAATGTCGATCCGAATGCGTTCGCCATGACAATCTCCACAAGCACCTAG
- a CDS encoding MAPEG family protein: MIAQMLAPAAVLIVWSIIMLMWTAGTRFPAMAKSGMDLKQAKPGGRGQDLEGVIPDKVNWKSHNYAHLMEQPTIFYPTVIILAMMGAGATDVLLAWVYVGLRIVHSLWQALVNVVAIRFLLFILSTLALTALAVRAVSVTLLADPGVL, encoded by the coding sequence ATGATAGCTCAAATGCTAGCGCCAGCAGCGGTGCTAATTGTCTGGTCAATAATCATGTTGATGTGGACTGCAGGAACCCGGTTTCCGGCCATGGCAAAGTCAGGCATGGATTTGAAACAGGCCAAGCCTGGCGGGCGCGGACAAGATCTTGAGGGCGTCATTCCCGATAAGGTCAATTGGAAGTCGCACAATTATGCGCATCTGATGGAACAGCCGACCATCTTCTATCCCACCGTCATCATCCTCGCGATGATGGGAGCCGGGGCGACCGACGTGTTGTTGGCGTGGGTCTATGTCGGACTGCGGATAGTCCATTCGCTGTGGCAAGCGCTGGTGAATGTTGTCGCCATACGCTTCCTGCTGTTCATTCTCTCCACCTTGGCGCTGACCGCGCTCGCTGTGCGAGCAGTATCGGTTACGTTGCTGGCAGACCCAGGAGTTCTTTGA
- a CDS encoding MAPEG family protein, with protein MIGMDILQPVVALTIWTMVMWFWMYATRIPAMSKAKVDPKELSRLPTAAGLDAQLPPEVQRKAHNYNHLHEQPTVFYAVAIVLAIIGQGDGMNALLAWIYVGLRVAHSLVQATANVVLVRFVLFALSSLVLIALIFHASISVFDIHM; from the coding sequence ATGATCGGAATGGATATTCTGCAACCCGTGGTTGCGCTCACCATTTGGACGATGGTGATGTGGTTCTGGATGTATGCCACACGCATTCCAGCGATGAGCAAGGCGAAAGTCGATCCAAAGGAGCTTTCACGCCTGCCCACCGCTGCAGGATTGGATGCTCAACTGCCACCCGAGGTTCAACGCAAGGCACACAATTACAATCACCTGCATGAACAACCGACGGTCTTTTACGCCGTCGCCATAGTGCTGGCCATCATTGGCCAGGGCGATGGGATGAACGCCCTTCTAGCATGGATTTATGTCGGCCTTCGCGTTGCGCACAGCCTTGTACAGGCCACAGCCAATGTTGTCTTGGTACGCTTTGTCCTGTTCGCGCTGTCCAGCCTGGTGCTGATCGCGCTGATCTTCCACGCAAGCATCAGCGTGTTCGACATTCACATGTGA